Proteins encoded within one genomic window of Nonomuraea gerenzanensis:
- the leuC gene encoding 3-isopropylmalate dehydratase large subunit: protein MGRTLAEKVWEQHVVRRAEGEPDLLYIDLHLIHEVTSPQAFDGLRLAGRKVRRPDLTIATEDHNVPTVLGPISDPVSKTQVETLRKNAAEFGIRLHPMGDAGQGVVHIIGPQFGLTQPGMTIVCGDSHTSTHGAFGGIAFGIGTSEVEHVLATQTLPAYRPKTMAIEVSGELPVGVTAKDLILAIIAKIGTGGGQGYIVEYRGEAVRKLSMEGRMTVCNMSIEAGARAGMIAPDETTFAYLKGRKHAPQGEAWDQAVAYWKSLRTDDDAVFDKVVEIDASTLTPFVTWGTNPGQGLPLGESVPSPESFDDPVARSAAERALEYMGLTAGTPLREIEVDTVFVGSCTNGRIEDLRSAAEILRGRQVRTRTLIVPGSMMVKKQAEEEGLDEVFKAAGAEWREAGCSMCLGMNPDTLKPGERSASTSNRNFEGRQGKGGRTHLVSPQVAAATAVTGRLTAPADL from the coding sequence ATGGGCCGCACACTGGCCGAGAAGGTCTGGGAGCAACACGTAGTCCGTCGCGCGGAGGGCGAGCCGGACCTGCTCTATATCGACCTGCACCTCATCCACGAGGTGACCAGCCCGCAGGCGTTCGACGGGCTCCGTCTCGCCGGCCGGAAGGTGCGACGGCCCGATCTCACCATCGCCACCGAGGACCACAACGTCCCGACCGTGCTCGGCCCGATCTCCGACCCGGTCTCGAAGACACAGGTCGAGACGCTGCGCAAGAACGCCGCGGAGTTCGGCATCCGGCTGCATCCGATGGGCGACGCCGGTCAGGGCGTGGTGCACATCATCGGCCCGCAGTTCGGCCTGACCCAGCCCGGCATGACGATCGTGTGTGGCGACTCTCACACCTCCACGCACGGCGCGTTCGGCGGCATCGCGTTCGGCATCGGCACCTCCGAGGTCGAGCACGTGCTGGCCACGCAGACGCTGCCCGCCTACCGGCCCAAGACGATGGCCATCGAGGTCTCCGGCGAGCTGCCGGTCGGCGTCACGGCCAAGGATCTGATCCTGGCCATCATCGCCAAGATCGGCACCGGCGGCGGCCAGGGCTACATCGTCGAGTACCGCGGTGAGGCCGTGCGCAAGCTCTCCATGGAGGGCCGCATGACGGTCTGCAACATGTCGATCGAGGCGGGCGCCCGCGCCGGCATGATCGCGCCGGACGAGACCACGTTCGCCTACCTCAAGGGTCGCAAGCACGCCCCGCAGGGCGAGGCGTGGGACCAGGCGGTGGCGTACTGGAAGTCGCTGCGCACCGACGACGACGCCGTGTTCGACAAGGTCGTGGAGATCGACGCCTCGACGCTGACCCCGTTCGTCACCTGGGGCACGAATCCGGGGCAGGGCCTGCCGCTGGGCGAGAGCGTCCCGAGCCCCGAGTCGTTCGACGACCCGGTCGCCCGCTCGGCCGCCGAGCGGGCGCTGGAGTACATGGGCCTGACCGCCGGCACGCCGCTGCGCGAGATCGAGGTCGACACCGTGTTCGTCGGCTCGTGCACCAACGGCCGCATCGAGGACCTGCGCTCGGCCGCCGAGATCCTGCGCGGGCGCCAGGTCAGGACGCGCACGCTCATCGTGCCCGGCTCGATGATGGTCAAGAAGCAGGCCGAGGAGGAGGGCCTGGACGAGGTGTTCAAGGCCGCCGGCGCCGAGTGGCGCGAGGCCGGCTGCTCGATGTGCCTGGGCATGAACCCCGACACCCTCAAGCCCGGCGAGCGCAGCGCCTCCACCTCCAACCGCAACTTCGAGGGCCGCCAGGGCAAGGGTGGCCGCACCCACCTGGTGTCGCCGCAGGTCGCCGCCGCGACCGCCGTCACCGGCCGCCTGACCGCGCCCGCCGACCTGTAA
- a CDS encoding IclR family transcriptional regulator, producing the protein MDNSSGVGVLDKAVLVLNALEAGPASLAQLVQATGLARPTAHRLAVALEHHRIVSRDTQGRFVLGPRLSELSTAAGEDRLLAVAAPVLMQLRDLTGESAQLYRRQGDERVCVAAAERASGLRDTVPVGSALPMTAGSAAQILLAWEEPDRLHRGLRGAKFTAATLASVRRRGWAHSVGEREQGVASVSAPIRGSGGKVIAAVSVSGPIERLTRAPGRLHAVPVMAAAERITEAMRRTS; encoded by the coding sequence ATGGACAACTCTAGCGGAGTCGGAGTACTCGACAAGGCAGTTCTTGTACTCAATGCCCTGGAAGCGGGACCCGCTTCACTGGCTCAGCTCGTCCAGGCCACCGGCCTGGCCCGCCCCACTGCCCACCGGCTGGCCGTCGCCCTGGAGCACCACCGCATCGTGAGTCGTGACACGCAGGGCCGGTTCGTGCTCGGCCCGCGGCTGTCGGAGTTGTCCACCGCGGCCGGCGAGGACCGGCTGCTGGCGGTGGCCGCACCCGTGTTGATGCAGCTCAGGGACCTGACCGGGGAGAGTGCGCAACTCTACCGCCGCCAAGGTGATGAACGGGTCTGCGTGGCGGCGGCCGAGCGTGCCAGCGGTCTGCGTGACACCGTTCCCGTGGGCTCCGCGCTGCCCATGACGGCGGGTTCGGCGGCGCAGATCCTGCTGGCCTGGGAGGAGCCCGACCGGCTGCACCGCGGGTTGCGCGGCGCCAAGTTCACCGCCGCCACGCTGGCCTCCGTGCGCCGGCGCGGCTGGGCCCACAGCGTGGGCGAGCGGGAGCAGGGGGTGGCCAGCGTCTCGGCGCCGATAAGGGGCAGCGGCGGCAAGGTGATCGCGGCCGTGTCCGTCTCCGGGCCCATCGAACGGCTCACCCGGGCGCCTGGAAGGCTCCACGCGGTGCCCGTCATGGCGGCCGCCGAACGCATCACGGAGGCGATGCGCCGCACGTCATGA
- the leuD gene encoding 3-isopropylmalate dehydratase small subunit, which yields MEAFTTHTGTAVPLRRSNVDTDQIIPAVWLKQVSRTGFEKGLFAAWREDPTFVLNDPSYEGGSILVSGPDFGTGSSREHAVWALQQYGFRVVIAARFGDIFRNNSTKMGLLPVVLPGDQVEALQAAVEADPKLEVTVDLAERQVRWAGESVPFEIDDYTRWRLMEGLDDIGLTLRHADEVATYENGRQPWLPTTV from the coding sequence ATGGAAGCCTTCACCACCCACACCGGTACGGCGGTGCCGCTGCGCCGCAGCAACGTCGACACCGACCAGATCATCCCGGCCGTCTGGCTCAAGCAGGTCAGCCGCACCGGGTTCGAGAAGGGCCTGTTCGCCGCCTGGCGCGAGGACCCGACGTTCGTCCTGAACGACCCCTCCTACGAGGGCGGCTCGATCCTGGTCTCCGGCCCCGACTTCGGCACCGGCTCCTCCCGCGAGCACGCCGTGTGGGCACTGCAGCAGTACGGGTTCCGCGTCGTGATCGCCGCCCGCTTCGGCGACATCTTCCGCAACAACTCCACCAAGATGGGCCTGCTGCCGGTCGTCCTGCCCGGCGACCAGGTCGAGGCCCTGCAGGCGGCCGTCGAGGCGGACCCGAAGCTGGAAGTGACCGTCGACCTGGCCGAACGCCAGGTGCGGTGGGCCGGCGAGTCCGTGCCCTTCGAGATCGACGACTACACCCGCTGGCGGCTGATGGAGGGCCTCGACGACATCGGGCTGACCCTGCGTCACGCCGACGAGGTGGCCACGTACGAGAATGGTCGGCAGCCATGGCTGCCGACGACCGTCTAG
- a CDS encoding SCO5555 family protein, with protein sequence MAADDRLEDDELARRLRDAHRRVRMLPAAVKERSARRYLSICDLAKRDPERAAARLEAFLEALEELHPEAPDTPREGENTLGD encoded by the coding sequence ATGGCTGCCGACGACCGTCTAGAGGACGACGAACTGGCGCGGCGGTTGCGCGATGCGCACCGCCGCGTCCGCATGCTGCCCGCCGCCGTCAAGGAGCGCAGCGCGCGCCGCTATCTGTCGATCTGCGACCTCGCCAAGCGGGATCCGGAAAGGGCGGCCGCCCGCCTTGAGGCGTTTCTGGAGGCGCTGGAGGAGCTCCATCCCGAGGCGCCCGACACGCCACGCGAGGGGGAAAACACGCTGGGTGATTGA